One genomic segment of Desulfocapsa sulfexigens DSM 10523 includes these proteins:
- a CDS encoding adenylate kinase — protein MKLILLGAPGAGKGTVAKLLTAIDGSVQISTGDILRGAVTAGTDLGKEAEGYMSRGDLVPDSLIMGIMESRLQEPDCANGFLLDGFPRTIPQAEELTALLEKLGIKLDMAVEIDVPKDIILDRLCTRRTCENPDCQAIYNVKSNPPKVEGICDKCGARAIQREDETEEAISHRLATYNEKTAPLIGFYKKAGLLLSVPATSSDAVIAAVKEKLSL, from the coding sequence ATGAAACTTATTCTTTTGGGCGCTCCTGGCGCTGGTAAAGGTACTGTAGCAAAATTACTCACCGCCATTGATGGCTCTGTCCAGATTTCCACCGGAGATATTCTTCGTGGTGCTGTTACTGCAGGTACTGACCTTGGTAAAGAGGCTGAAGGATATATGAGCCGTGGCGATCTTGTTCCAGACTCACTTATTATGGGAATCATGGAAAGCCGTCTTCAGGAACCTGATTGTGCCAACGGCTTTTTGCTCGATGGCTTCCCACGTACCATTCCACAGGCTGAAGAGCTTACCGCCCTTCTCGAAAAACTTGGTATTAAACTTGATATGGCCGTTGAAATTGACGTGCCCAAGGATATCATTCTTGACAGACTTTGTACCCGTCGTACTTGTGAAAATCCCGATTGTCAGGCCATTTACAATGTGAAGTCCAATCCTCCAAAAGTAGAAGGGATTTGTGACAAATGTGGAGCCAGGGCCATACAGCGTGAAGATGAGACCGAAGAGGCAATCAGCCACCGTCTTGCTACCTATAATGAGAAGACAGCACCTCTTATCGGTTTTTACAAAAAGGCAGGATTGCTTCTCAGCGTTCCAGCCACTTCAAGTGATGCTGTAATTGCTGCTGTAAAAGAAAAGCTTAGTCTGTAA
- a CDS encoding UbiX family flavin prenyltransferase codes for MKKILVAVTGASAMLYLQSFLEILQDEDAIVHGICSESGEQVLELEHGITPGKLPAVSKWFDCRDFAAAPASGSAGYDAMVIIPCSMGTLAAIASGITTNLVHRAADVMLKEKKKLVLVTRETPLNRTHLQNMLTVHDAGAVICPPHPGFYLKPETLEEAALTFSWRLGDQLGLHMKNRKRWGEEG; via the coding sequence ATGAAAAAAATTCTAGTGGCGGTGACCGGTGCTTCAGCCATGCTCTACCTCCAGTCATTCCTCGAAATACTTCAGGATGAAGATGCTATTGTCCACGGAATCTGTTCCGAGTCCGGTGAACAGGTACTTGAACTTGAGCATGGAATAACTCCAGGTAAGCTACCGGCGGTAAGTAAATGGTTTGATTGCAGAGATTTTGCGGCCGCACCGGCTTCCGGGTCAGCTGGATATGATGCCATGGTGATTATTCCCTGCTCCATGGGGACACTTGCTGCAATTGCATCGGGAATAACCACTAATCTCGTGCATCGGGCAGCCGATGTAATGCTTAAGGAAAAGAAAAAACTTGTCCTTGTGACCAGGGAAACTCCTTTAAACAGAACACATTTACAGAATATGCTGACAGTTCATGATGCCGGTGCCGTGATATGTCCGCCCCATCCAGGGTTTTACCTGAAACCTGAAACCCTGGAAGAAGCGGCCCTGACGTTCTCATGGCGGCTTGGAGATCAGCTTGGTCTTCATATGAAAAACAGAAAGCGTTGGGGAGAAGAGGGTTGA
- a CDS encoding UbiA-like polyprenyltransferase: MFQKITVLLEMIKFKLTIFAMPFAFMGAFLAERGVPDALTFLWVVLAMVGARTCAMGFNRIVDARFDSANPRTADRAIPSGAVSSVEAWIMVIAAGALFFFAAWSLNPLTLKLAPVALGLTLFYSLTKRFTSFCHLILGVALAFSPLGGWVAVQGSLISYPWALSLGVLFWIAGFDTIYACLDADFDKKAGLHSLPSQLGQTNAFRLAVLFHIIAFCLFAFAGVQAGLNLVYYIGVLIAAGVIFYQHKLVNPNDLSKIKGSFFSLNGIISMVLFAATWLSLIIEG; this comes from the coding sequence ATGTTTCAGAAAATTACTGTTCTTCTTGAGATGATCAAATTTAAATTGACCATTTTTGCAATGCCTTTTGCATTTATGGGGGCGTTCCTGGCCGAACGCGGTGTTCCCGACGCGCTTACGTTTTTATGGGTGGTGCTTGCCATGGTAGGTGCCAGGACCTGTGCAATGGGATTTAATCGTATTGTTGATGCCAGATTTGATAGCGCCAATCCACGTACTGCTGATCGGGCAATTCCATCCGGTGCTGTCAGCAGTGTTGAGGCGTGGATTATGGTGATTGCAGCAGGAGCTCTTTTCTTTTTTGCAGCATGGTCACTCAATCCCCTGACGCTGAAGCTTGCACCCGTTGCTCTCGGTCTCACTCTTTTCTATTCGTTGACCAAAAGATTTACTTCCTTCTGTCATCTGATTTTAGGTGTTGCCCTTGCCTTTTCTCCACTTGGTGGCTGGGTGGCGGTGCAGGGAAGCTTAATCAGTTACCCATGGGCGCTTTCCCTGGGAGTCCTTTTCTGGATTGCTGGTTTTGATACCATTTATGCCTGTCTTGATGCCGATTTTGATAAAAAAGCAGGTCTCCATTCCCTACCTTCACAACTCGGCCAGACAAATGCCTTCCGTCTCGCTGTCCTGTTCCATATTATAGCTTTTTGTCTTTTTGCCTTCGCCGGAGTGCAGGCAGGTTTGAATCTTGTCTATTATATTGGAGTATTGATAGCCGCTGGGGTGATTTTCTATCAGCATAAGCTGGTGAATCCAAATGATCTCTCGAAGATAAAAGGCTCTTTTTTCTCCCTGAATGGTATCATCAGCATGGTTCTTTTCGCCGCTACATGGCTCTCTTTGATCATTGAAGGATGA
- a CDS encoding menaquinone biosynthetic enzyme MqnA/MqnD family protein: MADFFRIICLQNLEGNRAMSGARIGMVNFINTAPIYEIWKTRNHPADWKVVEAPPSTLNRMLAAGELDLGFVSSYEYGVRPEQYRLLSDLSISANGSVGSVFLFSRVQPKLLGDHTVLLSGQSETSISLVKIILEEFFHVHPAYEVGDVNGREATQAGGILAIGDEALRLSASEEFPYKLDLAEVWCQYTNLPFVFAVCAAREEFCQKSPEIVAAIHREFLVCRGEGRVHLESICESVAPRIPMHPDECYVYLRAIEYDLGKSKQVALEKFFTYLINRKEASPLSVPLNIFDNE; this comes from the coding sequence TTGGCTGACTTTTTCAGAATAATCTGTCTGCAGAATCTTGAAGGGAATAGAGCTATGAGTGGAGCCCGTATTGGAATGGTGAATTTTATTAACACCGCTCCAATCTATGAAATCTGGAAAACCCGAAATCATCCTGCAGACTGGAAGGTTGTCGAGGCCCCGCCCTCCACCCTGAACAGAATGCTTGCTGCAGGAGAGCTTGATCTCGGGTTTGTCTCATCCTATGAATATGGAGTTCGTCCTGAGCAGTATCGTCTCCTGTCAGACCTCTCCATCAGTGCCAACGGTTCCGTGGGATCGGTCTTTTTGTTCTCGCGTGTTCAGCCCAAATTACTTGGAGACCACACGGTTCTGCTCAGTGGTCAGTCTGAAACATCCATCAGTTTGGTGAAGATCATTCTTGAAGAGTTTTTTCATGTTCACCCGGCCTACGAAGTTGGTGATGTCAATGGCAGGGAGGCCACACAGGCTGGTGGAATTCTGGCCATAGGAGATGAGGCATTGCGCTTGTCCGCAAGTGAGGAGTTTCCCTATAAGCTTGATCTTGCAGAAGTCTGGTGTCAATATACGAATCTGCCCTTTGTATTTGCTGTTTGTGCTGCTCGTGAGGAGTTTTGTCAGAAATCTCCAGAAATTGTCGCTGCAATCCATCGGGAATTCTTAGTTTGCAGAGGTGAGGGGAGAGTACATCTGGAGTCCATTTGTGAGAGCGTTGCTCCTCGCATACCCATGCATCCAGACGAGTGTTACGTCTATCTTCGAGCCATAGAGTATGATCTTGGGAAGAGTAAACAGGTGGCCCTTGAAAAATTTTTCACCTATCTGATTAACAGGAAAGAAGCTTCACCTCTTTCTGTCCCTCTCAATATTTTCGATAATGAGTGA
- a CDS encoding DUF3108 domain-containing protein, giving the protein MMRHFIFQACSLLFSIFITCCVESVAALYPNGEVIDDVVTTIYTGGEKLKYKISWTGGVKIGELQLEVQRQADDENVFELKAVVKDSGMFHFFYPVNDVFLTRVAGDKRLPVSYEVTQKEGRNYKARRYTEYNQQAGTVRYQKNTKDPVEYTVDGEVHNEFSSFFFTRSMKLERDYPVIVPTFADGKRHEVIVRVGAETRIKKTILGDVNVLPVTPLMGFKGLYDKAGATVIWLTNDECRIPVRIRSRILLGSLTAELLSYSNPHCGDQSEYHKKIPASVEKLPELEMGD; this is encoded by the coding sequence ATGATGAGACACTTCATTTTTCAGGCATGTTCTCTTCTCTTTTCTATCTTTATCACCTGTTGTGTTGAGAGTGTAGCTGCTCTATATCCCAACGGTGAGGTTATCGATGATGTGGTAACGACCATATATACGGGTGGTGAAAAGCTTAAATACAAAATTTCGTGGACCGGCGGTGTTAAGATAGGTGAGCTTCAGCTGGAAGTTCAGAGACAGGCTGATGATGAAAATGTTTTTGAGTTAAAGGCGGTGGTAAAGGACTCTGGCATGTTTCATTTTTTTTATCCGGTAAATGATGTATTTCTCACAAGGGTAGCTGGTGATAAGCGGCTTCCCGTGAGCTATGAGGTGACCCAGAAAGAGGGCAGAAATTACAAGGCCAGACGGTATACCGAATACAATCAGCAGGCTGGGACAGTACGTTATCAGAAGAACACGAAGGATCCGGTTGAGTATACTGTTGACGGAGAGGTTCACAATGAGTTCTCTTCGTTCTTTTTTACCCGTAGTATGAAACTTGAACGGGATTATCCGGTAATTGTTCCAACCTTTGCAGATGGCAAACGACATGAGGTCATAGTCCGTGTGGGGGCTGAAACCAGGATAAAAAAAACAATCCTTGGCGATGTTAATGTGTTACCTGTGACCCCCCTGATGGGATTTAAAGGACTTTATGACAAGGCTGGTGCTACCGTCATCTGGCTCACCAACGATGAATGCCGGATACCTGTCCGTATTAGATCCAGAATCCTTCTAGGATCACTTACTGCAGAACTGCTTTCATATTCAAATCCCCATTGTGGTGATCAGAGTGAATATCATAAGAAAATACCTGCGAGTGTAGAAAAACTGCCGGAACTTGAAATGGGAGACTGA
- a CDS encoding hybrid sensor histidine kinase/response regulator: protein MHTTIRTRILSIFIAVTLIQALLMGVFFLHQNHQTRDTHVRLQLQGVTKKIKSQLALFLNRNLHGLELIGRQIEHIAPKEYQRHDLLATLTDSNSAFSSIVFYDSDGIIRNQVSNNTIEKIPPPPCLTQNPALFQTPYHSGKPYVTQLTIEDGTFPVLAICQPVKFLNNSSVAGVLSALLPYDQLQQFLQKSILPPDINVLILSKDGKVLSQTPQNSSSPTSFPSDQQWNGTVVIDNTSYVSAMSSLDFHGELFHIVAKIEALKSGSSEKPSFLLLGFFILLLLLLSTLVGWTTNKKIIEPLQLLANESTTLLQGKNIIISPPADTEFQKLANAMNTLNLRLQEANSSLEEEVKRRRNEEKSAIQAKVNAEKANQAKSIFLANMSHEIRSPLHALLAIFDMFEKGSLSTEQKQLLSMAKVSGQQLQTVVDSILDLSHIESGKFHLHHAPFSLSQVITEVVTLMRIQTNDKDILITSTLESDIPDKLIGDGGRIRQILINLIGNSIKFSKQGTIELNVALQSTPSETEVELLFTVRDSGIGVSDTARQTIFDAFNRGDIEKERVIDGIGLGLAISAEFVEHMRGRLWLGESNEKGSTFHFTILCDIDRKEEPEIQTKNIPTAPLKKLLGIRVFLAEDEFINQRLISAYLEEQGCDVTVCENGQELIDLMEKNHADIILMDIQMPVLNGLDATEIIRKKEKETGKFSVPIIALTAQATTDFEQKCKLAGMDGYLTKPIPFKQLIAIIDKLVAR from the coding sequence ATGCACACAACAATACGCACCCGCATACTTTCTATTTTTATTGCCGTAACCCTTATACAAGCGTTGCTCATGGGTGTATTTTTTCTTCATCAAAATCATCAAACCAGAGACACCCATGTAAGACTGCAGCTGCAAGGTGTTACAAAAAAAATAAAAAGCCAGTTAGCTCTTTTCCTCAATAGAAATCTCCATGGTCTTGAACTGATAGGTCGGCAGATCGAACACATTGCCCCTAAAGAGTATCAACGACATGATCTCCTCGCCACTCTGACAGATAGTAACTCAGCATTCTCTTCCATTGTGTTTTATGATTCCGACGGCATTATCAGGAATCAGGTTTCCAATAATACAATTGAGAAGATCCCTCCCCCTCCCTGCCTGACTCAAAACCCTGCACTCTTTCAAACTCCTTACCATTCCGGGAAACCCTATGTTACTCAGCTGACTATAGAAGATGGCACTTTCCCGGTGCTAGCAATTTGTCAACCTGTAAAATTTCTTAACAATTCATCTGTTGCTGGTGTTCTTTCCGCCCTTCTACCCTATGACCAATTGCAGCAATTCCTGCAGAAAAGCATTCTTCCTCCTGACATCAATGTTCTCATTTTGAGTAAGGATGGAAAAGTTCTTTCCCAGACCCCTCAAAATAGTTCATCACCCACTTCTTTTCCTTCTGATCAGCAGTGGAACGGCACCGTAGTTATAGACAACACATCCTATGTCTCCGCAATGTCCTCTCTAGATTTTCACGGCGAACTTTTCCATATTGTCGCAAAAATTGAAGCCCTCAAATCCGGCAGTTCCGAAAAACCATCTTTCCTTCTGTTAGGATTTTTCATTCTGTTACTCCTCCTCCTCTCGACACTTGTTGGCTGGACAACCAATAAAAAGATAATAGAACCTTTGCAGCTTCTTGCCAACGAATCCACCACTCTGTTGCAGGGAAAAAACATTATTATTTCCCCACCCGCAGATACCGAATTCCAGAAGCTGGCAAATGCCATGAATACTTTGAATCTGAGACTCCAGGAGGCAAACAGTTCTCTAGAGGAAGAGGTTAAGAGACGGAGGAACGAGGAAAAATCAGCTATCCAAGCAAAGGTTAATGCAGAAAAAGCCAATCAGGCAAAATCTATATTTCTCGCCAACATGAGTCATGAAATACGATCACCTCTCCATGCTCTTCTGGCAATCTTTGACATGTTCGAAAAAGGATCTCTCAGTACTGAACAGAAACAGTTACTGTCAATGGCAAAGGTTTCAGGCCAACAACTTCAGACTGTTGTTGACTCAATCCTTGATCTTTCCCATATAGAATCGGGAAAATTCCACCTACACCACGCCCCCTTCTCCCTCTCTCAAGTTATCACTGAAGTGGTTACATTAATGCGTATTCAGACTAATGACAAAGACATCCTTATTACTTCCACCCTGGAAAGTGATATCCCTGACAAACTCATTGGGGATGGAGGTCGAATCAGACAAATTCTGATCAACCTTATAGGCAACAGTATTAAATTCAGCAAACAGGGTACTATTGAGTTAAACGTAGCCCTACAATCCACCCCTTCAGAAACAGAAGTAGAACTTCTCTTCACTGTGAGGGATAGTGGCATTGGCGTTTCCGATACAGCGAGACAAACAATCTTTGATGCATTCAATCGAGGGGATATCGAAAAAGAACGAGTCATCGATGGAATAGGCCTTGGCCTTGCCATAAGTGCAGAATTTGTTGAACACATGCGTGGCCGGCTGTGGCTTGGTGAAAGTAACGAAAAAGGATCAACATTTCATTTCACCATACTCTGCGACATTGACAGAAAAGAGGAGCCAGAGATACAAACAAAAAACATCCCGACCGCTCCCTTAAAAAAACTACTGGGAATTCGAGTTTTTCTAGCTGAAGATGAATTCATCAACCAGCGTTTAATTTCTGCCTACCTAGAAGAACAGGGGTGTGATGTTACTGTGTGCGAAAACGGACAGGAACTGATTGATCTCATGGAAAAAAACCATGCGGATATCATCCTAATGGATATCCAGATGCCGGTTCTGAACGGTCTGGATGCCACAGAGATTATCAGGAAGAAAGAAAAAGAAACCGGCAAATTTTCCGTCCCCATTATTGCACTCACAGCACAGGCGACAACAGATTTCGAGCAAAAATGTAAACTTGCTGGAATGGATGGCTACCTGACCAAACCCATTCCATTTAAGCAGCTGATAGCGATTATTGACAAACTGGTTGCAAGATAA
- the acnA gene encoding aconitate hydratase AcnA, with protein sequence MTNPVFMEINTRKCFHANGKEYSFYSLPALQKVGFENIDRLPFSIRILLENQLRHLSKGMVTEENIINLASWRPETRELQSIPFMPGRVVLQDFTGVPAVVDLAALRSAFARQGRDPEKMNPFIPADLIIDHSIQVDRSGDKNALSYNVHQEFARNRERYTMLRWGQKAFSNFHVIPPGTGIVHQVNLEYLASVVRVQGKGREAMAYSDTVIGTDSHTTMINGLGVLGWGVGGIEAEAVLLGQPYSMQIPEVVGVKLIGRLKEGITATDLVLTITEFLRSKGVVGRFVEFVGSGAEQLSLSDRATIANMAPEYGATMGFFPVDQETLRYLSASGRSSRLVTLVERYNKEQGLFLSQTTPEPEYSVVYEIQLDRVGTSLAGPRKPQERIPLSAMSESFKALLTDRVTEDDGVKAGSCDHDAEGRFEKNGDQLPIKDGSVVIAAITSCTNTSNPAVMIGAGLLAQKAAEQGLQTKPWVKTSMAPGSMVVSHYLEKSGLLSPLEHFGFHVVGYGCTTCIGNSGPLDTKMSDVIKDKELLVAAVLSGNRNFEARIHPLVHANYLCSPQLVVAYAIAGTVMIDFDSQPLGRKPDGTPVYLRDIWPSNKEIETLVAEVVTPALFTAGYENVFSGNETWNDLKVKDSSLYQWDSDSSYIQEPPFFKNVSPEPPPLCNIEKARILAIFGDTITTDHISPAGTIPMDSPAGKYLQELGIAPHEFNSYGSRRGNHQVMMRGTFGNIRIKNRMVGREGGYTLLMPDRIEMSIYDAAMAYKELTTPLVIIGGKDYGTGSSRDWAAKGTLLLGVKAVIAKSFERIHRSNLVGMGVLPLQFVDGADCTTLDLDGSEELTIKGIATDLTPGAQITVTVDRGDNKGLTEFLTTVRLDNPVELEYYRHGGILQKVLRQMLAQK encoded by the coding sequence ATGACAAATCCTGTTTTTATGGAAATCAATACTCGTAAGTGTTTTCATGCGAATGGTAAGGAGTATAGCTTCTATTCACTTCCTGCGTTGCAAAAAGTCGGCTTTGAAAACATAGATCGTTTGCCCTTCTCCATTCGCATACTTCTTGAAAATCAGTTGCGTCACCTCAGCAAGGGGATGGTAACCGAAGAAAATATTATTAACCTGGCATCCTGGCGTCCAGAGACACGGGAATTGCAGTCCATTCCATTTATGCCAGGGCGCGTTGTTTTGCAGGATTTTACCGGCGTTCCAGCAGTTGTTGACTTGGCAGCTCTTCGATCTGCCTTTGCCAGGCAGGGGAGAGATCCAGAAAAGATGAATCCTTTTATTCCAGCCGATCTCATAATTGACCACTCCATTCAAGTTGATCGCTCTGGTGATAAAAATGCTCTCTCCTATAATGTACACCAGGAATTTGCACGAAACCGTGAACGCTATACTATGCTTCGTTGGGGGCAGAAGGCTTTCTCAAATTTCCATGTCATACCACCGGGCACAGGAATTGTGCATCAGGTCAACCTTGAGTATCTTGCTTCCGTAGTCCGGGTTCAAGGGAAGGGCAGAGAGGCAATGGCTTATTCAGATACTGTCATCGGGACAGACTCACATACAACAATGATTAACGGTCTTGGGGTTCTTGGGTGGGGAGTTGGAGGTATTGAGGCAGAGGCTGTACTCCTGGGACAACCATATTCCATGCAGATTCCGGAAGTTGTTGGGGTGAAATTGATAGGCAGGTTGAAGGAAGGAATAACAGCAACTGATCTTGTACTTACTATTACCGAGTTTTTACGTAGTAAGGGAGTTGTTGGCAGGTTTGTCGAATTTGTTGGTTCTGGTGCAGAACAGCTTAGCCTCTCGGATAGGGCAACTATCGCGAATATGGCTCCGGAATACGGAGCAACGATGGGCTTTTTCCCTGTTGACCAGGAAACACTTCGATATCTCTCTGCAAGCGGCAGGAGCTCAAGGCTGGTTACCCTTGTGGAGAGATATAATAAGGAGCAGGGTCTTTTTCTCTCCCAGACCACTCCGGAGCCAGAGTACAGTGTTGTGTATGAGATCCAGCTCGATCGAGTTGGAACAAGTCTCGCAGGCCCGCGTAAACCTCAGGAACGGATACCATTGTCAGCCATGAGTGAATCCTTTAAGGCTCTGTTGACAGATAGAGTTACAGAGGATGATGGAGTGAAAGCTGGCAGTTGTGACCACGATGCTGAAGGTCGCTTTGAAAAAAATGGTGACCAGCTACCTATCAAAGATGGTTCTGTGGTAATTGCAGCGATCACCAGTTGTACCAATACATCAAATCCTGCAGTTATGATTGGAGCAGGACTTCTTGCTCAAAAGGCTGCAGAACAAGGATTGCAGACAAAGCCATGGGTGAAAACCAGCATGGCACCTGGCTCCATGGTTGTCAGTCATTACCTTGAAAAAAGCGGACTTTTGAGTCCATTGGAACATTTTGGGTTTCATGTTGTCGGTTACGGATGCACTACCTGTATTGGTAACAGCGGTCCACTTGATACTAAAATGTCTGATGTTATAAAGGATAAAGAGTTGCTGGTTGCTGCGGTCTTAAGTGGCAACCGGAATTTCGAAGCCCGTATCCATCCCCTGGTTCATGCTAATTATCTTTGTTCACCACAGCTCGTTGTTGCTTATGCAATTGCGGGCACGGTTATGATCGATTTTGACAGTCAACCTCTTGGAAGAAAACCGGATGGAACTCCTGTGTATCTTCGTGATATCTGGCCAAGCAATAAAGAAATCGAGACATTGGTGGCTGAGGTAGTCACACCCGCCTTGTTTACAGCAGGTTACGAAAATGTTTTCTCTGGTAACGAAACATGGAATGATCTGAAAGTGAAAGACAGCAGCCTGTATCAATGGGACAGTGATTCCTCTTATATACAGGAACCTCCATTTTTTAAGAATGTATCTCCGGAACCGCCGCCACTGTGTAATATTGAAAAGGCCAGAATTTTAGCCATTTTCGGTGATACGATCACCACCGATCATATCTCTCCAGCGGGTACGATTCCTATGGACAGTCCGGCCGGAAAATATCTCCAGGAACTAGGAATAGCTCCCCATGAATTTAACAGCTATGGCTCAAGGCGAGGAAATCATCAGGTCATGATGCGAGGTACCTTCGGTAACATACGAATCAAGAACCGTATGGTGGGTAGAGAGGGCGGGTATACTCTTTTAATGCCTGATAGAATTGAAATGAGTATCTATGATGCAGCTATGGCTTATAAGGAGTTGACAACACCGCTGGTGATTATCGGTGGTAAGGACTACGGAACCGGCAGTTCGCGTGATTGGGCGGCAAAAGGGACATTACTTCTCGGTGTGAAAGCGGTCATTGCTAAATCTTTTGAACGCATCCATCGCAGTAATCTTGTTGGCATGGGGGTCCTGCCACTTCAATTTGTCGACGGTGCAGATTGTACTACACTAGACCTTGATGGCAGTGAAGAGCTTACAATTAAAGGAATTGCAACGGATCTTACCCCTGGCGCACAGATCACGGTAACGGTTGACCGTGGTGATAATAAAGGTCTGACCGAATTCCTGACAACCGTTCGTCTTGACAATCCAGTGGAGCTTGAATACTACCGACATGGTGGTATCCTCCAGAAAGTCCTGCGACAGATGCTTGCCCAGAAGTAA
- a CDS encoding phosphoribosylaminoimidazolesuccinocarboxamide synthase, with translation MSESVLETNYEGLELVHRGKVRDMYAIPGHDDKLLMVATDRISAFDVVIDAIPGKGKVLTQLSLFWFDLLGDVVDNHLITADVSEYPEACQPYAAELDGRSMLVHKTQPLSVECIVRGYISGSFWKAYQKNTTVCGFAFPDDLQESDKLPEVIFTPSTKADLGDHDENISVNTMEELLGKEMTRKISDISIELYSRAADFARSKGIIIADTKFELGLLGEEKKLILIDEVLTPDSSRFWPLDQYKPGKGQPSFDKQFLRDYLSSLDWDKNPPAPKVPQDIIDKTKARYEEALEKITKG, from the coding sequence ATGAGCGAATCAGTATTGGAAACAAATTATGAAGGTCTCGAGCTTGTACATCGTGGAAAAGTACGGGATATGTACGCAATACCTGGGCATGATGACAAACTGTTGATGGTAGCAACTGATCGTATTTCTGCTTTCGATGTGGTAATTGATGCAATTCCAGGCAAGGGAAAAGTATTAACACAACTGTCCCTCTTCTGGTTTGATCTGCTTGGTGATGTCGTAGATAACCATCTCATTACAGCCGATGTCAGCGAATATCCGGAGGCCTGCCAGCCATATGCTGCCGAGCTTGATGGTCGGTCAATGCTTGTCCACAAAACACAGCCTTTGAGTGTTGAATGTATTGTCCGAGGATACATTTCCGGATCATTTTGGAAGGCCTACCAGAAAAATACAACAGTCTGCGGCTTTGCCTTTCCTGACGACCTGCAGGAATCAGACAAATTGCCTGAGGTGATTTTTACTCCTTCAACAAAGGCTGATCTTGGTGATCACGATGAGAATATTTCAGTGAATACCATGGAAGAGCTTCTTGGTAAGGAAATGACCCGGAAAATTTCTGATATCAGTATTGAACTGTATAGCAGGGCTGCTGATTTTGCACGATCGAAAGGAATTATCATCGCTGATACTAAGTTTGAACTGGGACTTCTCGGAGAAGAGAAAAAACTTATACTTATCGATGAGGTTCTGACTCCTGATTCTTCACGATTCTGGCCACTCGATCAGTATAAACCTGGGAAAGGGCAACCAAGTTTCGATAAACAGTTTTTACGTGATTACCTGTCGTCACTTGATTGGGATAAGAATCCTCCGGCTCCTAAAGTTCCCCAGGATATTATAGATAAAACCAAGGCACGTTACGAAGAAGCACTGGAAAAAATCACCAAAGGCTGA